Within Fusarium keratoplasticum isolate Fu6.1 chromosome 8, whole genome shotgun sequence, the genomic segment TCCATCGAATCTCGGCCTTGCTGCAAAACACAGTCATTCTTCTCTCGGCTACCTCCACAACGCAGTCCAAGGTCACCGCCGGATCTGGGTTTGCCACTTTCTCGGTTGACTTGGCTCGCAATGTCACCTGGAAGCGCGAGCAAAGCACCCTCCAAACAAAAGAAGCAACCCAGGCTCGGGCTCACTCGAGTGATCTTGGCTCTTCTAGACGGGCTAGCCTTGGTCTCACAACGGAAATGGCCAAGTTCCAGAAGAACTACATCGAGTTGGTGCCTCACAACTGGAGTGTGATCTCGGTTTCTCTCAGCGATAACCATCATGACCTATGCATCACCAAGTTCCAGGCAGGCCACAGCCCCTTCATCCTTCGGCTGCCTCTTGAGCGAGCCAATTCACGAGATGCGGACTCGGAGATTTTCAACTTTGAACACGGAAgagaggagatgatggagattATTCGACTTGCCAACGAGACAAGTCACTCCGCCAGCCGTGACTTCAGCGCCAAGGGAGCCAAGTCTGCTTGGTGGGCCGAGCGAGAGGCTCTGGATGAACGACTGAAGGACCTCCTGGGCACCATTGAAACGACCTGGTTGGGCGGCTTCAAGGGAATCTTTTCGCAGCATGAGCGACGACCTGACCTCCTTGCACGCTTCCAGAAGAGCTTTCAGCAGATCCTAGACGCCAGTCTACCCTCTCGAAGCCGAGTGCGAGGAAAGAAGACAACCAAGACATCCAAGGTCTCTCTGGATCCTCGCATTCTCGACTTGTTCATTGGTCTAGGCGATCCCTCGGATCCTGACagcgactttgacgaggcgCTTAATGATCTACTCTACTTTGTCGTGGACATTCTTCAATTCCACGGAGAACGCAACGCCTACGATGAAATCGACTTTGATGCCATGGTGGTGGAGACATATGATGCTCTGCGCGGATACTACAACGCTGCCAAGACGGGCTCAGAGAGGGCAGATGATGCCCACACGGTTCTGGTACTGGACAAGGCTCTTCATGCTTTCCCCTGGGAGTCAATGCCATGCATGGAAGGTCTCGCAGTATCCCGCGTCCCTTCGCTGGCCTGCTTGAGACAGCTCATTCTAGAGTCACAGCCATCAAATAGGGGAGACGACGTGGATGAAGACATGCCCGAGGGTCACTATGTCTCGGCGGAGCGAGGCACCTACATCCTGAACCCATCAACCGATCTCGTCAATACGCAATCCACCTTCCAGCCATCTCTCGAGACATTCTCAACTTGGAAGGGTATCGTCAACCGTGCCCCTCAGGAGGGCGAGTTTGAACAGGCACTGTCAAACTCGGAGATTCTACTCTACTTTGGTCATGGAAGCGGTGCCCAATATGTCCGAGCCAGGACTATCCGCCGTTTGGAGAAGTGCAAGCCAGCTACATTCTTGATGGGTTGCAGTTCTGCTTCACTGACGGAAGCTGGCGAGTTTGAGTGCTATGGCCCGGTGTGGAACTACATGATGGCAGGCTGCCCTGCCGTTGTGGGCACGCTCTGGGATGTGACAGACAGAGACATTGATCGGTTCGCCGGTCGATCATTCGAGGAGTGGGGACTGTTCCCAAAGGGCAGGTTCAAGGAGTCTAAGCGGTCCAAGGGCAAAGCAAAGGCCGTGAgcgaggaggccattgaCGACGCGGAGGGAGACGAGCAGGTGACGCGGAACGTGTCACTGGCGGAGGGAGACGAGCAGGTGACGCGGAACGTGTCACTGGCGGAGGCGGTTGCGCGGTCCAGAGGGGCGTGCAAGTTCAAGTACTTGAACGCTGCGGCGGTGGTACTGTACGGAATCCCGGTGTACATCAAGCACAAGGGGGCCGAGTGAATATAGGGGGTGAGTTGTATACAATGGTTTGGGAGTTTAGCGTGGTTCAGCATTGTATAGATGATGGAGGTCGGTGCATTCATTGTATGGCATTTTGGAGCATAGCAGGGCGTTTGGATAAAGGAGACGCTGTTTTGGTCTCTCATGACCTGGGTTGAATACATGTTTCTTTTGACGTTGTATGCTTGAACCAAGCGGCACGTTCCGAGATTGCATGGTGTCGTTCCTTGTCTCGGAGCTTGGAGGCTCAACTAAGGCACGATGAACATGTTTCAGTTTTAGAGTTGCTGACAGGTTGTGTCTGTCTCGGGGCTGAGACGTGAAAGTGATGCCGCATCAAGACTTGCATGGTGGAGGGTTATGGATAGGGGCTGAGGGGGAGCCATCTGGCCAAGGCCCAATTGCATCCGTAGACTCAAGATGCGTCGAAGGTGTCAGTAAGCAGGCATAGATAGCGACTCAATATTCAAAATGAAGCTGTCTTGATAGACGCTGGACTATTGGTTGACCGTGATCGGAGATGCATGTTTGAGGCGtctgccttttcctcctgTTACCTCTGCAACGGCCACGCCAAAAACAGAGTCTGCCGGACACAGACGTTCCAGTGGCGCTGGTGAGAAGTCAATCGCAGTCCATGTTGTGAAACGGGCTTCCCCCCCTCAAGGCAGGGTTTCATGGATGTAACGAGCGATCGGACGAGGATCGAAACGGACCGAGGGCGCTGAAGGTTGTGTAATTACAAATTGGGCCTGGAATGCTGTGATTTGAAATACTAGCCTGTGATACCTTCCAGAAGGGAGCAGGTTGTCTCTGTAGCGAGACAGAAGAGGTTCGTTTGCAATGTCTGTCTAGCCAGGGGGGTGGGCAGGTATGAAACATCGCGTATTTTCTCTCCCATGAACTGGACTACGTAATTACTAGTTGGATCTGAGAAACTCGAGGCCATGCTCAATGAGGATAGGGTAGACGGGGGTGCCTCATGAACCACGGGGCGGACGAACACGATGGTGCAATCTCATCAATACTCGAGAGCGCATGACCATGGCCAGAGCTCATCACCGCATTAACGAGGCTCGCGTAAGCCCGTGAGAAGCAGCCCTATCTCGCGCTCGAGTGAAGAAGGTTTGAACTAGTCATGTCGCATTCTGGCTGGGctctttttaattataccGAGAGTGCCGTGCCGTAGGGCTTGACGTCTGGATCCTCACTACGCCTCCTACGACACGCGTTTCTTCCCCCCCTCTGCTGCGGTTGCTTGCTACGCGTCGTGGCATCCTTTCTCCTGGCCTCTATTTTGATCGAGTGTGCTGCGCAAACACGCAGACCGGGTTGCGTTGCAGCGTGACCCTTGTGGGCAAACGAGCAAGATATTACAGACAGTAACAGAGGACTTGGGTGCATCCGACTGCGCTGTAACGCTGTAGTTGTCTCGCTCGCAAGGGGTAAATGACGTCCCCTCCCCGCGCGAGGTTCTAGACTCGATCGTCGGCCGGATTTCTCAAGTTGCCTGAACCAACAGCTCGACGATCGCGGGCCCCTTCAAGGCGCCCATCCCATCGTCACCAGCCCTAGGAGGCTGCTACGGATACTGTATAGGAAAAGTGATCCAGGTTAGTTACGAGGAAGGGAACTTTTGCCTCGACCGGGGATCCATGCCCGGAAGTTTTGTCGTCCTTGCTTTTATGTTTCGAGGGCTAGGTCAGCCAGCATCCATGCATTTTCGTCGACAGCCTGACTTGTTCCTGGTGGGTGGTTCATCTAAGACGAAGCGTCCCTTGGACTGTATGAGCCAGATTGGAGCCAGCTCTTGATTCGTCGTCGACGTTTCTGAAGCCCAGCCAGGGCCAGTGTAGTATCAGACTTGAATATCCCGGCATAGGCATTCACGGCTTCGGGACTTGCCGTGTATGCATGGGTTTCAGAGCCGTACATAGTATACCCCTGGTTGTGCAAGAGGCGCCTCCCTCCTTGTTCCGTCCCGTCTTGGTCGATTGGCGTCTGCAGACGTGAGTGAGCGGATCACGTATGCAGTCGACGACGGCCGGTCCGTTGAATACATAGCCTCGGATGACTGATTCattttctatatatataacttgAGTTTTATAACTTACCTGTCAGTTATTTAGTTTACTGTAACTAAGGAGTacagatgagatgaggttggctCAAAACGCTGCCGAGGCAAGGGGTGGAATAAACTTCATCAACGGGCGCGAAGACAGCAAAACGTGACATCGTGGCCGCGTCCTGGCAGAATCGGCACTGATTGATTGATTACAGTGGCCTCgccctcttttttttattaatacttttttcCTTCCGACGCAGAGCCTAGTGCGAGATCTAGCTGAGGCGGCGTACATGGGTGATGGGGCCTtgctttttccttcttgtgtgtgtgtgtgtgtgtgtgtgtgtctcCCCCTGCCAGGGATATGTGGTTGCAAGGACCCTTGGCTGCGTTATCTTGCCGCCGTGTCTCAGTGGAGGAAACTTTTTTGCAAGATTGACACCTGCGAAGGGCCAGGGAgtgttgagattggatggTGAGCTGTGGTAGTTGTTGAAGAATGTGTTGACGGATGAGACATGGGAAGCTTGAATGTACCATCAAAGGTCTCAGGTAAAGAGAGAGAACAAGAGGCAACTTCACATCTTGACAAATTGCACTTTCAAACAATAATTGAAATACTCTGCATCATGCATTCGAGGCTTCAGAGCCCTGCAAGGTTCCCaatgcatccatccattggcACTGTTGTCGATCAATTCGTAGTGCCGTGCCCCCCAGTCCCCAGTCCCGGCGCGATGCGTGAGTGATGTGCGATGTCGGGGCCGACACGGAGGTGCCTTCCTCGGTTGGAGTTCTTGCCCGTTGTTTGCGGCTTCCAAGGCGAGGAAGGAGCTGAACGTTGATATTCGTTTATATTCTAGATATCTTTATTTCAACTTCATCTTTCCACTCCAATGCCATGCATgaatcatccatcaccatAATGCAATCAATTCAATGCCCAAGATCGTCACTCTGTCACCCAACGATGGACGCATCAACAGGACATCCCACCCTTTGGGCACCAGTTCGTGCTAATCACGTTCACACTACACTACACCCGCACAGTTAGGTACTCCAGTACCTACCGGCTCAAACACACTCCAGCCTAGACCAGCGCACGTCACCCCTAGGGGACCCGACCGAGGTCTACTCTTACTCTTACACCCATCcacatcccatcccatgggCCACCCGCCTCCACCGCGCCCGTCGTCGTTGGCTCCACCACCTCCTTGTCTCCCCCCCGACTGCAGAAGAAAAAAGGCCTTCACTTCGACGCTCAGCGACGCCAAAACGACTGCAGGCGTTTCTCTACCCCACAGTCGCACGCCGGGGCCGTGCGCGACAACCTATCGTGATCGCTGCTTTTGATTTCTCTCGGCCATGTCTCCACCCATCCGGGCCTTAAACCCCCAGCTTCCAGGACTCAATCTCTTCCACCCCAGGAGCCTAGTCGACAACTCTCCTCCGGTtttccctcctccatctttcaGACAACGACCTCGCTGCTTCTGCCCACGCAATCGCCTCCAATTCTCCTCGCCGAAACCTCGCCTGGCACCCCGAATCGATTCCCATTGCCCGGCCTCGACCTCTCGCTGATCCAAACTCTCTTCTGCTCGCTCGTCCTCTGCGCCAGCAGGGGCGCAGCCTGTCGCCGCCCCAGCTCCAGTGCGGGGAGCCGCTGAGTACATACCCGTCGCTTCCCCATAAGCTCCCCGGACAACCTCAGGTCACGTCAACCCTCTTGCGCCGCACCCGTCCAAACCGCACGATAGCTGTGCCTGCAACCTCCTTATGAAGGCGCTGCACAACCAGAgcgccttctcctcgacTCCCTTCTCCGCCACCTCCCGCCCCGttctgttgctgctgctccctcCTCCGCCACTCCCGATCTTGCTCTATTAAAACCGGACACTAGCACCGGATATTCGGCCTCTTGAGGCCCGCGTCGCCGTCGGCAGAGAAATGTCATCCGGCCGCGGCGTTTCGGACTCTCATCATGCTCAGCAGCCCTTCGATGCCGGTTCACAGCTCTATCGCGACGCCTCTGACTTACACCCCGTCCCGTCACCCTCTCACGCCGCCTTGATGGACGCCTCGCGCTTCGACGACTTTGCATTTGCTTATCAAGGCCTTCCCGACCAGCCCTCCCTCGTTCCCTTGGCAGACCACGCAAACACCTCCCAGTCGCCCACTGCGTTCTCGCAGCACCAGCCCATGTCTACCATTCCACCAAATGGGCTGCCATTCGGCGCCATCCCCGCGGCCCACCGGAGCCAGAGCATGGAGGGATCCGACGCTGCACCGGATAGGACATCACCTGTATCCAACGCTCTCGACGACTCAGTTACCGATGAGTTCGGATTGGCTTCTCGGAACCGCGCAGACGGTacagatcttggtggtaaACCTAAGGAGGATAAGGCCGATGCTGCGCCTGCATGGAGCGAACTCAAGACTAAGGCGGGCAAGGAGCGTAAACGCCTCCCGCTCGCCTGCATCGCATGCCGCCGCAAGAAGATTCGCTGCTCGGGAGAGAAACCCGCCTGCAAGCACTGTCTGCGTTCGCGCATCCCGTGTGTCTACAAGGTCACAACTCGAAAGGCTGCGCCGCGAACAGATTACATGGCCATGCTGGACAAGCGACTAAAGCGCATGGAAGAGCGCATTATCAAGGTCATCCCAAAATCAGAGCAAGAAGCAACCACGTCTGTCACTCGTGCCATCGTCAAGCCTGCAATTCCAGGGACCCTCCCTTCAGCCAAATCCACCAAAAAGCGTGGTGCCGAGGAAGCATTCGGCCCTGATCTGGAGGCGTGGGCCAAGGCACCTTCAAAGTCAAAGATTGCAGGCGATGACAGACCTAGCACTTTGCAAGTCCAGGAGAACGAAGAGACCAAGCTGCAACACGAAGGTTCCGACGCACTCCCTTCCAAGGAAATCCAGGAGCATCTAGCAGAGGTCTTTTTCGACAACATCTATGGACAGTCTTATCATCTCCTTCACAAACCGAGCTATATGAGAAAACTCAAGTGCGTATTGATAGATATGTCTTGAGCTTGGGTTCATCTAACTGTTCTTAGAAACGGCACATTGCCTCCTGTCCTAGTTCTCTCGGTCTGCGCCATCGCTGCTCGCTTCACATCCAATCCGCAGATCAGTTCGTCAGGACCCGAGTTCCTACGCGGCGAGGAGTGGGCATCACACGCGCGAGACATTTGTACCAGACGATATGAGTGGCCAAATCTCACCATATTGACATGCCTGCTTATTCTAGGTCTGCACGAATTTGGAACGTGCCAAGGAGGCCGTAGCTGGGCTCTCGGTGGACAGGCCATCCGCATGGCCTTCGCGCTCCAGCTACACAAGGACTTGGAATACGATCCTGCAGGCCGCAATGGGCAGAAGACGCAGCTCAGCTTCATCGATCGAGAGATTCGACGACGCATCATGTGGGCCTGCTTCCTCATGGACCGCTTCAATTCATCAGGCACAGACCGGCCCACGTTCATTCGGGAAGAAACAATTCAGATCCCGTTGCCAGTGAAAGAAAAGTACTTCCAGTTCGACATGCCGGCACCTACCGAAATGCTGGATGGTCGGGTACTTGAGCCTGTATCGCCAGACGACGGACAGCTTGCCGATACTCGAGAAAACATGGGAGTGCCCGCCTATCTGATCCGAGCCATTGCCTTGTGGGGAAGAATCATCACCTACCTCAGCCAAGGGGGTAAGGAGGCAGACCCTCATCCTATGTGGGATAAGGAATCACAATACGCAAAGCTCCTGGGTGACGTGCAAGGTCTCGAGGCTGGTTTGCCCGCGTCGCTCAAGTACTCCCCTGAGAACCTGGAAGTCCAGAAGACGGAGAATACAGCAAGCCAGTTCCTGTTCATGCATGTTTGCTTGCAGCACAACATTCTGTTCATGAGCCGAGCAGCtatgtcgtcgaggatgcAGCAAGGGGCGCACGACGACTTCTTCTCCGAGGCAAGCAAGAGAACATTCGGTGCTGCCAACCGGATATCCGATATTTTCCGGGAAGCAGAACAGTCGCGATGTTTTGTCTCAGCCCCGTTCGCTGGATACTGTGCTTTCTCTTCAACCACAGTCCACATTCTCGGCATCATCTCTCGTAACCCTTCCATGCAGCCAACAGCTGAAGCCAATCTAACCACGAATGTCAAATATCTTCACAGGATGAAGAAGTACTGGGGCATGTTCCACTGGATGGTTGAGGACGTCCGTACTCAGTACCGAAACGCTCTGGATGCGACGAGAGCTGGCACAACGGCCCAGGAACGTGCTGCACAATCATCCTTCCTCCAGTACGGAGACTGGTTCAACCGCTACCCGCACGGTCTTTCCGATGCTGAGTTTATGGATCCTGCTACTCACAAGAGGAAAGACAACGGAGCTGATGGGGTGCTCGAGGCCAAGCCCGAGTTGCAGTCTGTGGAAGAGTATTTCTCTACTCTTCCAACGCCGCAGAGCAACGAAAACAAAGACAATCCCCGCGGTGCAGCTGCCAAGCGAAAGCCTGGTTCAAAGAAGCAAACTGGTGCCCCTGGTCAGGCGGGCCAGCAGCTTGATTCGATGCAAAGCGCAGACGCTGAGGTTGCTTCAGGGGTTGGAGCTCAACAGCAGGGCAGATTCTCGGATGTCATGGCCATGCAAACGAGCGGTCCAGCCAGTTTCAGTCCTCTCACTGTGCCGAATTCGCAAAATCCAGCCTTTAGCAATGCCATGTCACCGATGAGCCCAGCCAACATGGCGTCTTTTGCGCATCACTCGCACATGCCAACGTTCTTCCCTCCCGAACTCCTCACTATGAACTTCGGGCAGGGTAATGGCGCCATTAACCCGCTGGACCGACAGCTCGTCTTTGGAGGGTATTCGTTGGATACTTCGGCCGGCTTGACGAGCGGACAGGACATGATGGGCATCGACTGGGACACCCTCGCTGCAGGTGCTCAGCCTGACGGAGGCGTACAGAGTCGACGATCGAGTGTCAAGACTGGCATGAACGGGCAAGCACCAGGCCTCGTTGATGGAGCAGGTGTCATGGGCGGAGCGGAAGCATCTTCGGCGTGGTTTATGCCATTCAACATGGAGCCGCCTGAGATGGGGCGAGACTCTGGCTTCAACATGAGTGGCGGTGATCCGTTTGCAGGAATGTTCAGTGGAGGTAGCGGCTTGGCGACGCCGAATCCCTTGAGTGGGCTACAGCAACAGGGCCCCTAGGAGGGGCTGCCAGAGTGTTTGGCCCGGGTATCGGGGTATTCCCGGAGGTCTTCGCGGCTGCACAAATTCACCAGCCGGAGGTGCTAGTCCGTGACGGCACAGGGATCTctttgaagatggcgatgttgacggtgttggagatgaggcgCGTTGGTATAACTTGGGATATCACGGCAGAGGACAAGACGGCGGCAGGGGTCAACTATCAAGGCATATCTTGGGATAGGCAGGCTTGTTTGAAACTTGCAAGGCGAACATGTTGGGCATCCATGTCATGACTGGGGAGGAAAAGGTCTTTACAGCATTTGAGATACCACCACATGCTTCTATTAACCTATGTTACTGTTTTTGTAATACTCGATTTTGCATCAGTAGATGTGTAATGTGGAATGAAGGTCCGAGTTGGAGGGACGCTACGTATAACTACCTATAATATCGATACTATAACTTCACATGAAGGGAAAAGTCTTGCATGATCAAGGCAAAACAAGGTACTTTTCTGTCTCTCAGATATAACTAAACTAAACCTTCTATACGGAACCAAACATATACAACATGGAACGCCCGACCGTGACAATGATAGCGTAGTGGTATCTCGCTCAAAAAGTCCCTAAAGCCCCCCCTTTTCATGCCTCTGCTTCGGCAGCAgcgcccttcttgcccttggacctctttcgcttcttcttcctctcgccTACATCGCCGACGACGTTGCTGTCCTTTTCAGCCTTGGGCTCGATGACGGTACCAGCGGCTTCGCCATCCTCAGCAGACACCAGGCGCTCGAAGCCATAAGTAGGACCAGAACGCTCAAACTGCTTGCCAAAGATCTCACGGCGCCACTGCCGCAGACGGGCCTTCTTGCCGAAGCGCTTCCGgtccttgcgcttcttctcctcgtcgcggAAGgtggcgagcttcttgaggccgGCGTACTCGTTGAGAGCCGCGTCCGAgggggcgaggaggatgtcgcGGGCCGTCATGCCAAAGGACTGCGGCGAGGTCTCGCGGTAGCGGAAGGGGGCGTGCGCCGGCTTGCTGAGGAGGTCGTGGTTGGACAGCTCGAGCTTGGAGTCGACGagagcctcgagcttggcacGCTCTTGACGGGCTTGTTTCTGAGCCTCTTTGCGGGCTTTCTTGTGATCTgtcttgcgcttcttggacGGTCggtcatcctcatcctcctcctcgtcttcctcctcaccctcagcGGCATCACCCTCAATGTCGCTGAGACCGATATTGGGCTTcccttcgtcatcctcaaagtCGGGGACGAGGTCCTTGATGTCGATATCATCATCCCACTTGGGCTTCTTTGGAtgtttcttcttcttcttcttttcaccatcctcaccctcttcctcctcttcgtcgtcagATACAGGAACATCATCGTTCTGTGCATAGTATTCTTCGCCGAACCgcttctgcatctcctcTTCCCACTTGTCGTTCTCCCATGCATCATCGAGGAACTTCATCCAGTCCTCTTCGGTAAGGTCCTTGCCCGCGTTGCCCGCTGCGTGCTTGATCTTGCGCAGCTTCTCCTGggcctcctcaagcttcagCTTCCGTAGACGAGCCTTCTCCTCACGTCGCTCCTGCTTCTCAGCTTCCTTGCGCTCGCGCTCGAGCTCACGCTGACGCTTTCGAccgctcttctcctcgcgTCTCACCGACTTGGCGGCAGCGACATCTCGAGCATACGATCGAAGGAACTCGTTGCTCTTCTCGGGGTCCTCAAACCGCAGGTTGTATGCCTGCTCAAACTCGTCGGCACGatcgtcgtcttctccttcatcagaCTCGAAGGCCTTCCAGTTAGAACCATCAGGTGGGACCCAGGCGCGGGCACTCATGAAATTCGACAGGAAGGTCTCGGGGTTCTTGTCAGCATTGGCGACATCGACATCGGTGATCTGGGTGGCTGCTTTTCGGGAGGGGTGAAATCCGTTCGAGTCCACCTTTGCTGGCTCTTTTCGCTtcaagaagccatcgtcttcgtcgtcgtcggacCCGTCGCTGTCAGCGGCAGCATGCATCTCAGCCACAATTGACTTTTTCAAGGCATCCTGCTCTTGATTGTAGGTCATGGgaacatcctcatcctcctcgtcagcaCCGGTATCGCCTCGCAAGAGTTTTTCTCGGTGGTAGTCTCGTAGATAGAcaggcttctccttcttgtccttgtcgccgGTCTCGGCAGGGTCATCGGGCTTGTAGAATGAGACCTCCTTGTCGTAGACTTTGGGGTCCTTGTTTCGAATGGCCTGGAGGGTGGCTGAGATCTGCGCATCGAGGTCTTCGGTGGCCAGGAagccatcctcatcttcctcctcgtccgaggacgaagagtcgccaccatcatcgtcgccagACGGCTTCTTGCCCGTCTTCTTAAACTTCTCCTCCAACCTTTgcctctcctctcgcttCTTGTTGTGCTCGAATCGGCGGGCGAATTCCTCGTTCACCTTGAAACCAGGCGCAGCGACAGCggcccctccatcatcagaGTCCGAGTCGctatcgtcgaggaggttgcgCTTGGCGCGCTGGGGGTCCTCAGTGGCTTTCCCCATGATTGATACGTTTCAATGGCGAATGATTGGTCTTTCAGGTCTCGTTTGGGGTTGCGCGTTGTGGGAGTGAAAAAAGAGAGATGGTATGAATCGCAAAGACTCTATTTCCACATGGACCTGCCCCAATGAGAGCTCCCTCGTACCTGGGTGctcaacttttttttcttacttGGACTAGCACCTGAAATTTTGGCGGTCGACATCGGCAGAACTATTTTGCGCCGAGTGCCCCGCGTGAAGGCCATTCGCGCAAAATAGCCAGACGAGAACAGCGTAAGACTAAATAAAGTATGCACATCACTGCTGATGGTGCACTAACAGTTTCCAAGTATTTATGTCGACCACTCTTAGGTCAGCAGCTTTTTTTCCTGCAGTCCACCTGCCTGCCCAGAACCACCCCTAAATCACCGCTAACAAGGCCGCTTAGCCAATGGGCGGGCTGCTCTTTTACCGGGCTGCAGAGACAGGCTGGTTCCAGTGGCAGGTGCGCCTGAGGTAGCCGGTACGTACTGCAGCTTTTCCTGGCAGGAGCGGCCTCGTCATCGCAACCAACCACCGCCACTAAAAGGTACCTGTGCTGCCTCTGCCGCTACCGCTACCGCTACCGCTGCCACAGCCTCTCTCGTCCATACCTACATACACTGACGTCGTGACCACCTTCGCCCAGGCAACTATCATTTAAACCTGAGGGACCGATTACTTTTGCCTTCAATA encodes:
- a CDS encoding Kri1-C domain-containing protein gives rise to the protein MGKATEDPQRAKRNLLDDSDSDSDDGGAAVAAPGFKVNEEFARRFEHNKKREERQRLEEKFKKTGKKPSGDDDGGDSSSSDEEEDEDGFLATEDLDAQISATLQAIRNKDPKVYDKEVSFYKPDDPAETGDKDKKEKPVYLRDYHREKLLRGDTGADEEDEDVPMTYNQEQDALKKSIVAEMHAAADSDGSDDDEDDGFLKRKEPAKVDSNGFHPSRKAATQITDVDVANADKNPETFLSNFMSARAWVPPDGSNWKAFESDEGEDDDRADEFEQAYNLRFEDPEKSNEFLRSYARDVAAAKSVRREEKSGRKRQRELERERKEAEKQERREEKARLRKLKLEEAQEKLRKIKHAAGNAGKDLTEEDWMKFLDDAWENDKWEEEMQKRFGEEYYAQNDDVPVSDDEEEEEGEDGEKKKKKKHPKKPKWDDDIDIKDLVPDFEDDEGKPNIGLSDIEGDAAEGEEEDEEEDEDDRPSKKRKTDHKKARKEAQKQARQERAKLEALVDSKLELSNHDLLSKPAHAPFRYRETSPQSFGMTARDILLAPSDAALNEYAGLKKLATFRDEEKKRKDRKRFGKKARLRQWRREIFGKQFERSGPTYGFERLVSAEDGEAAGTVIEPKAEKDSNVVGDVGERKKKRKRSKGKKGAAAEAEA